A section of the Dehalobacter sp. DCM genome encodes:
- a CDS encoding HAD family hydrolase has protein sequence MINVNIPGYGELDIKNLVLDYNGTLATGGLLIDGLKEIIEELTKKIKVYVITADTFGSVESELIDLPIEIIKLNSDDERREKLDLIQRLGPKETVSIGNGNNDEFMLKESIIGICVMGSEGCSKKALDSSDLVINSIKSTLELLKYTNRLKATLRF, from the coding sequence ATGATTAACGTTAACATACCTGGGTATGGTGAACTAGATATAAAGAATTTGGTGCTTGATTATAACGGAACCTTGGCAACAGGCGGACTGCTTATAGATGGTTTGAAGGAAATAATTGAGGAGTTAACCAAGAAAATCAAAGTGTATGTTATAACTGCCGATACGTTCGGAAGTGTTGAATCAGAATTAATTGATCTGCCGATTGAAATTATTAAGCTGAATAGCGATGATGAGAGAAGAGAAAAGCTTGATCTGATTCAAAGACTTGGGCCAAAAGAAACTGTATCGATTGGTAATGGGAACAATGATGAGTTTATGTTAAAAGAATCGATTATTGGAATCTGCGTAATGGGTTCTGAAGGTTGTTCGAAAAAAGCATTGGATAGCTCAGATTTGGTGATTAACAGTATCAAGAGTACGTTAGAATTACTCAAATATACAAACCGACTGAAAGCGACTTTAAGATTTTGA
- a CDS encoding radical SAM protein, with translation MPAKHVLIDGDVYLQKMCAEHGNFSTIIWRGDGELDYSAWEKEKLRAHPQVCLTEVEKDCPYDCGICAEHRQQTCCVVLEVTERCNLNCNFCFASSGGEKKDSSFEQIREWLEHLVEAGKPFIHLSGGEPTVRNDLPEIISLANQMGFPYIQLNTNGLRLSLDPEYVRRLKEAGLSSVFMQFDGTRDEIYLQLKGRSLLAVKDKAIQNCSDNHLGIVLVPTIVPGVNAVNIWCMKKLWIMNLLRTVRRSLSGPRPMQQT, from the coding sequence ATACCTGCTAAACACGTTCTGATTGATGGAGATGTTTATCTACAGAAAATGTGTGCCGAGCATGGAAATTTTTCTACAATTATCTGGCGCGGTGACGGTGAACTGGATTATAGTGCCTGGGAAAAAGAAAAATTGCGGGCACATCCTCAGGTGTGTCTGACTGAGGTAGAAAAAGACTGTCCTTATGACTGCGGCATATGCGCGGAACATAGACAACAAACCTGTTGTGTAGTGCTGGAAGTGACTGAACGCTGCAATTTGAACTGCAACTTTTGCTTTGCCAGCAGTGGAGGAGAGAAGAAAGATTCTTCTTTTGAACAGATCAGAGAATGGCTGGAGCATCTCGTAGAAGCTGGAAAACCGTTTATCCATCTTTCCGGAGGAGAACCGACTGTGCGTAATGATTTACCGGAAATCATCAGCCTGGCAAATCAGATGGGTTTTCCTTATATCCAACTAAATACCAACGGACTTCGTCTAAGTCTAGATCCGGAGTATGTTAGAAGGCTTAAGGAAGCCGGTTTATCTTCGGTCTTCATGCAGTTTGACGGTACGAGGGACGAGATCTACCTACAACTCAAGGGTCGCAGTCTTTTAGCTGTAAAAGATAAGGCGATCCAAAATTGTAGTGACAATCATCTTGGAATTGTGCTTGTCCCAACAATTGTTCCGGGGGTTAATGCAGTTAATATCTGGTGCATGAAGAAACTGTGGATTATGAATTTGTTGAGGACAGTCAGACGGTCATTATCGGGACCCCGGCCTATGCAGCAGACTTAA
- a CDS encoding LysR family transcriptional regulator, which yields MTLQQLKYIIKIVECGSITEAARQLFITQPSLSTAVKELETELGIEIFYRTNKGISLSVDGTEFLSYARQIIEQTELMEQRYRGKKPAKQLCSVSTQHYAFAVNAFVDLLLTLDVDEYEFTLRETRTYEIIEDVKNLRSEIGIIYFSDFNEKVLYKLLKENHLVFNPLFEADPHVFISSKHPLAKNTSVTLEDLADYPVLAFEQGEYNSFYFSEEILSTVPRKKTIHVSDRATLFNLLIGLNGYTICTGVLSTDLNGENIISVPLMTDERIRVGWIANEKARLSSIALNYISKLKRLITEYGYTVIENNASALK from the coding sequence ATGACACTCCAACAACTTAAATATATCATAAAAATAGTTGAATGCGGTTCTATTACCGAAGCGGCAAGGCAGCTTTTTATAACACAACCAAGTCTTTCAACTGCTGTTAAAGAACTTGAAACCGAACTTGGAATAGAAATATTTTACCGCACGAATAAAGGAATATCCTTGTCTGTTGACGGTACGGAATTCCTCTCTTACGCACGTCAAATTATAGAACAGACAGAGCTGATGGAGCAGCGCTATAGAGGGAAAAAACCGGCAAAGCAGCTTTGCTCAGTTTCTACCCAACATTACGCTTTTGCTGTCAATGCTTTTGTCGATTTGCTCTTGACCTTGGATGTCGATGAATATGAATTTACGCTTCGGGAAACAAGAACGTATGAGATCATTGAAGATGTTAAAAATTTGCGCAGTGAAATCGGAATTATTTATTTCAGTGATTTTAACGAAAAGGTTTTGTATAAGCTGCTGAAAGAAAACCACTTGGTGTTCAATCCTCTTTTTGAAGCTGATCCTCACGTTTTTATCAGTTCAAAGCATCCTCTTGCCAAGAACACGTCCGTTACGCTTGAAGACTTGGCGGATTACCCGGTTCTTGCCTTTGAACAAGGTGAGTATAATTCCTTTTATTTCTCGGAAGAAATTCTCAGCACAGTCCCCCGCAAGAAAACAATCCATGTCAGTGACCGCGCCACTCTATTCAACCTGTTGATCGGGTTAAACGGATATACGATTTGCACCGGTGTTTTAAGTACTGATTTAAATGGCGAAAACATAATTTCCGTACCGCTGATGACAGACGAAAGAATTCGTGTCGGCTGGATTGCCAACGAAAAAGCTCGTCTCAGTTCAATCGCGCTTAATTATATCTCAAAACTGAAACGGTTGATTACCGAGTACGGATACACAGTTATCGAGAACAATGCCTCAGCTTTAAAGTAG
- the metF gene encoding methylenetetrahydrofolate reductase [NAD(P)H] — protein sequence MKISEIFKTKRVLSLEIFPPKPTSAVNTIYDTVDQLQELNPDFISVTYGAGGGKNNTETLEIASVVKNTYGIENVAHLPCINLSKTDVLKILDDCKKAGIENILALRGDASSATKNDFQHASDLVSFIKANGDFHIIGACYPEGHKECASVVEDIYNLKTKVDAGADQLITQLFFDNQYFYSFRERAVNAGINVPIEAGIMPVVNKKQIERMVTLCGVNLPKKFLSVMGRYENNPEAIRDAGIAYAIDQIIDLIAQGVDGIHLYTMNNPYIAHRIYEAINTLLVA from the coding sequence ATGAAGATATCTGAAATATTTAAAACGAAAAGGGTACTGTCGTTGGAGATATTTCCACCCAAACCTACCTCCGCAGTTAACACGATTTACGATACGGTTGACCAACTGCAGGAATTGAATCCCGACTTTATCAGTGTGACCTACGGCGCGGGTGGAGGCAAAAACAATACCGAAACGTTGGAAATCGCTTCGGTTGTAAAAAATACCTATGGGATTGAAAATGTTGCCCATCTTCCATGTATCAACCTTTCCAAAACAGATGTTCTGAAAATATTGGATGATTGCAAAAAAGCGGGTATAGAGAATATCCTTGCGCTTCGCGGCGATGCCAGTTCTGCAACAAAGAACGATTTTCAGCATGCCAGCGATTTGGTTTCTTTTATTAAAGCTAACGGCGACTTTCATATTATCGGAGCTTGTTATCCGGAAGGACACAAAGAATGCGCAAGTGTGGTTGAAGATATTTACAATCTAAAAACCAAGGTGGATGCGGGAGCGGACCAGCTGATTACACAGTTGTTTTTCGATAATCAATATTTCTATTCGTTTCGGGAACGGGCTGTGAATGCGGGAATCAATGTTCCGATTGAGGCAGGCATCATGCCTGTTGTGAACAAGAAGCAGATTGAGCGTATGGTTACCCTTTGCGGAGTGAACCTTCCGAAAAAATTCCTGTCGGTCATGGGCAGGTACGAAAACAATCCGGAAGCAATTCGGGATGCAGGTATTGCCTATGCCATCGACCAAATAATCGATTTAATAGCTCAGGGGGTAGATGGAATACACCTGTACACAATGAATAATCCATATATTGCGCATCGAATCTATGAAGCAATAAATACTTTGCTTGTTGCCTGA
- the metE gene encoding 5-methyltetrahydropteroyltriglutamate--homocysteine S-methyltransferase gives MQTSVIGYPRVGALRELKFATEKYFKGALSRDKFLAAAFELRKTHWEAQSINGIDFISSNDFSFYDNLLDIAVLLNAVPKRYKQLQLEPIDEYFAMARGYQGEKGDVKALAMKKWFNTNYHYMVPEIEDDMNIYLVGTKPFNEYLEAKNLGLETKPVMIGAYTFLKLTRFTGEKTAEDFIADIVQAYSDILDLFNTLGATWIQFDEPALVMDLTAKDKNLFGQLYGEILLHKGNAKVLLQTYFGDIRDCYREVAAMAFDGIGLDFVEGKKTLELIESLGFPADKTLFAGVVNGKNIWRNNYAKTLGLIEKISQSCKKVVLNTSCSLLHVPYTLKHEDGLSEKHKKHFAFAEEKLGELSELKKILSNNNPFETAESMKNAQTINKNRNCNKPAVQAAVAALSQDDFLRYPAFAERETIQKEKFQLPLLPTTTIGSFPQTEEVKANRSDYKKGKISLEQYTRFNKEKIAKCVALQEKIGLDVLVHGEFERNDMVEYFGENLNGYLFTEKAWVQSYGTRCVKPPIIWGDIYRARPMSVDYAVYAQSLTSKYMKGMLTGPVTILNWSFPREDISLKECAFQIALAIREEVLDLEANGIKIIQIDEAALREKLPLRKSDWHSEYLDWAIPAFRLVHSSVKPETQIHTHMCYSEFSDIIKEIEAMDADVITFEASRSDLTIVDALRECEFKTEVGPGVYDIHSPRIPSVSEMKEAVSKMLEKIPRQKLWVNPDCGLKTRGNAEVLPSLENMVAAAVKARRELQE, from the coding sequence ATGCAAACATCTGTAATCGGCTATCCCAGAGTGGGTGCGTTAAGGGAATTAAAATTTGCTACGGAAAAGTATTTTAAGGGTGCATTATCGAGAGATAAGTTTCTAGCAGCTGCTTTTGAACTCAGGAAAACACACTGGGAAGCGCAAAGTATAAACGGCATTGACTTCATTTCGTCAAATGATTTTTCGTTTTACGATAATCTGCTGGATATCGCCGTTTTGCTGAACGCTGTTCCGAAACGATATAAGCAATTGCAACTTGAGCCGATTGATGAATATTTTGCAATGGCCAGAGGATATCAAGGCGAAAAAGGCGATGTAAAGGCGCTTGCCATGAAAAAATGGTTTAACACCAATTATCATTATATGGTGCCGGAAATTGAAGACGACATGAATATTTATCTCGTAGGAACCAAACCTTTCAATGAGTATCTGGAAGCAAAAAATCTCGGATTAGAAACAAAACCGGTTATGATCGGAGCTTATACATTTTTAAAGCTGACAAGATTTACGGGTGAAAAAACAGCCGAGGATTTTATAGCGGATATCGTTCAGGCGTATTCGGATATTCTCGATTTATTTAACACCCTCGGCGCAACTTGGATTCAGTTCGACGAACCGGCTCTTGTCATGGACCTGACGGCTAAAGACAAAAACCTTTTCGGTCAATTGTACGGCGAAATCCTTTTGCATAAAGGGAACGCCAAAGTGCTCCTGCAAACGTATTTTGGCGACATTCGGGATTGTTATCGCGAGGTTGCCGCAATGGCTTTTGACGGAATAGGTCTTGATTTTGTTGAGGGAAAAAAGACCCTAGAGCTTATTGAAAGTTTGGGGTTCCCTGCTGACAAAACGCTTTTTGCCGGTGTAGTCAACGGCAAGAATATATGGCGGAACAATTATGCCAAGACGCTCGGATTAATTGAGAAGATATCTCAAAGCTGTAAAAAAGTTGTTTTAAACACTTCCTGTTCTCTGTTGCATGTACCCTACACCCTAAAGCATGAGGATGGTCTTTCGGAAAAACACAAAAAACATTTTGCCTTCGCCGAGGAAAAGCTCGGTGAGCTTTCAGAGCTGAAGAAAATATTATCAAACAATAATCCGTTTGAAACCGCAGAATCTATGAAAAATGCCCAAACTATAAATAAAAACAGGAACTGCAATAAGCCAGCTGTGCAAGCTGCCGTTGCGGCGCTTTCTCAGGATGATTTTCTCAGATATCCTGCCTTCGCAGAGCGTGAAACCATTCAAAAAGAAAAGTTTCAGCTGCCTTTACTTCCGACAACGACAATCGGCTCTTTCCCCCAGACGGAAGAGGTCAAGGCAAACCGTTCTGATTATAAAAAAGGCAAAATATCATTGGAGCAGTACACCAGGTTCAATAAGGAAAAAATTGCGAAATGTGTTGCGTTGCAGGAAAAAATAGGCCTTGATGTGCTTGTTCACGGCGAATTTGAACGTAACGATATGGTCGAGTATTTCGGTGAAAATCTTAACGGATATTTATTTACCGAAAAAGCGTGGGTGCAGTCTTACGGTACAAGGTGTGTGAAACCTCCTATTATATGGGGAGACATATACCGCGCCCGGCCTATGTCGGTAGATTACGCTGTCTATGCGCAGTCCCTTACATCGAAATACATGAAAGGGATGCTGACCGGTCCGGTAACGATTTTGAACTGGTCATTCCCCCGTGAAGATATCTCGCTTAAGGAATGCGCTTTTCAGATTGCCCTTGCCATCAGGGAGGAAGTGCTCGACCTGGAAGCAAACGGCATCAAAATTATTCAAATTGACGAAGCGGCTCTCCGAGAAAAACTGCCGCTGAGAAAAAGCGATTGGCACAGTGAGTATCTCGACTGGGCAATTCCTGCTTTCCGGCTTGTCCACAGCTCCGTGAAACCGGAAACGCAAATCCACACCCACATGTGCTACAGCGAGTTCTCGGATATTATCAAGGAGATTGAGGCGATGGATGCGGATGTAATTACCTTCGAAGCGTCGCGTTCCGATCTCACGATTGTCGACGCATTAAGGGAATGCGAATTTAAAACAGAAGTCGGCCCGGGTGTTTATGATATCCATTCTCCGAGAATTCCAAGCGTTTCTGAAATGAAAGAAGCTGTTTCCAAAATGCTTGAGAAAATACCCAGACAAAAGCTTTGGGTCAACCCTGACTGCGGACTGAAAACGAGAGGCAATGCAGAGGTCCTGCCGAGCCTTGAAAATATGGTTGCCGCGGCAGTTAAGGCTAGGAGGGAACTGCAAGAATGA
- the ymfI gene encoding elongation factor P 5-aminopentanone reductase encodes MEKRKTVIITGASRGIGRAMAVLFASEGYHVLFTYNRSRTEAYKTHNDLKKKGQSVAVCKTDITKRKQTDLMVERCIKLFGSVDILINNAGIAQQKLFSDIAEKEWDMMMNINLKGVFNCTQSVLKHMLVQKEGKIINVSSIWGMVGASCEVHYSAAKAGVIGMTKALAKELAPANVQVNCIAPGIVQTDMLDSFSDEELNALKQQTPLMKLGSPEDIASCALYLASEGADFITGQVISPNGGFVI; translated from the coding sequence ATGGAAAAAAGAAAAACGGTTATTATTACCGGAGCATCAAGGGGTATTGGCAGAGCAATGGCGGTATTGTTTGCGTCGGAAGGCTATCATGTGCTTTTTACCTATAACCGGTCGAGAACCGAAGCATATAAAACACATAATGACTTAAAGAAAAAGGGTCAGTCAGTGGCAGTTTGTAAAACGGATATTACCAAACGCAAGCAGACCGATTTAATGGTCGAACGTTGTATTAAGCTATTCGGCAGTGTGGATATTTTGATTAATAATGCCGGGATAGCCCAACAAAAGCTTTTTTCGGATATTGCTGAAAAAGAATGGGATATGATGATGAATATCAATCTCAAAGGCGTTTTTAACTGTACCCAGAGTGTTCTTAAACACATGCTCGTACAGAAGGAAGGTAAGATCATCAATGTTTCTTCAATCTGGGGAATGGTCGGAGCCTCCTGCGAGGTCCATTATTCCGCTGCCAAGGCAGGCGTGATCGGCATGACGAAAGCCTTGGCCAAGGAACTAGCGCCAGCGAATGTCCAAGTCAATTGCATTGCTCCGGGCATCGTTCAGACGGATATGCTTGATTCATTTAGCGATGAAGAGTTAAATGCGTTAAAACAGCAAACTCCTTTAATGAAATTAGGCAGTCCAGAGGACATAGCTTCTTGCGCTTTATATTTGGCATCTGAGGGAGCGGATTTTATTACGGGCCAGGTGATAAGTCCAAATGGCGGATTTGTAATTTAG
- a CDS encoding DUF3842 family protein, with the protein MRIAVIDGQGGGIGKAIVEKLRRELPEDMEIIALGTNALATSFMLKAGANEGATGENAIVFNAGKVDIIMGTVAIIAANSMLGELTPVMAKAIAESPAKKVLLPLNRCNIDIVGADKSQPLPHLIDSAIQNIKALF; encoded by the coding sequence ATGCGGATTGCTGTAATAGATGGTCAAGGCGGCGGCATCGGCAAAGCGATTGTCGAAAAGCTTCGGAGGGAACTGCCTGAAGATATGGAAATCATTGCTCTGGGCACAAACGCACTGGCCACATCTTTTATGCTGAAGGCCGGTGCCAATGAGGGGGCTACAGGAGAAAACGCGATTGTGTTTAATGCAGGCAAAGTCGATATTATTATGGGAACGGTAGCAATTATTGCTGCAAATTCTATGCTTGGCGAGTTAACCCCCGTTATGGCCAAAGCGATTGCTGAAAGTCCAGCCAAAAAAGTTCTTCTGCCGCTAAACCGGTGCAATATTGACATAGTAGGAGCAGATAAAAGCCAGCCCCTGCCGCATTTGATAGATAGTGCCATCCAAAATATTAAAGCATTATTTTGA
- a CDS encoding CooT family nickel-binding protein — protein MCEANVYLIDEKGEEKLFLESVDKIFPEEENLVLENIFGERKIVKAKIKGMELVDHRIVLQK, from the coding sequence ATGTGTGAAGCAAATGTTTATCTAATTGATGAAAAAGGAGAAGAAAAACTGTTTCTCGAATCGGTAGACAAGATATTTCCAGAAGAAGAAAACCTTGTGCTGGAGAATATCTTTGGTGAAAGGAAAATTGTTAAGGCGAAAATCAAAGGAATGGAACTGGTGGATCATAGAATCGTGCTGCAAAAATAA
- a CDS encoding class I SAM-dependent methyltransferase — MNIEEIRERWSLKEQNKKASLDMWNSMAGSFGENVRPGFEEDVFLKLLINKNMLNPKGLILDVGCGAGKYALALAGRCSQVTGVDLSPQMIEIAKRKKVEFGIKNVDFLCEDWHYLDIEKAGWQHKFDLVFAHMTPAVQSADTFEKLSTASKGWCILSKPIRRTDPVSDAVKALAGIKEKRESSDEELVFAFELLWRQGYLPELEYEKQVWKMRKTLEQAKGMYINRIKTYREISPAEEKEIETYLGSLAKDGFVHEEVDTIIATMVWQV, encoded by the coding sequence ATGAATATCGAAGAAATCCGAGAAAGATGGAGCCTGAAAGAACAAAACAAAAAAGCCAGCTTAGATATGTGGAATTCAATGGCCGGAAGCTTCGGTGAAAATGTTCGCCCTGGTTTTGAGGAAGATGTGTTTTTGAAGCTGCTGATAAACAAGAATATGCTGAATCCGAAAGGACTGATCCTGGACGTCGGATGCGGAGCGGGCAAATATGCGTTGGCCTTAGCCGGCAGATGCAGTCAGGTGACCGGTGTTGACCTGTCTCCTCAAATGATTGAGATCGCCAAGCGAAAGAAAGTTGAGTTCGGAATAAAAAATGTGGATTTTCTCTGTGAAGACTGGCATTACTTGGACATTGAGAAAGCCGGATGGCAACACAAATTTGACCTCGTGTTTGCCCATATGACACCAGCCGTTCAAAGTGCGGATACTTTTGAAAAGCTGAGTACTGCATCGAAAGGCTGGTGTATACTCTCCAAGCCGATTCGGCGAACCGATCCGGTGTCTGATGCCGTTAAAGCGCTGGCTGGAATTAAGGAGAAGCGGGAAAGCAGTGACGAAGAGCTGGTATTCGCGTTTGAGCTTCTTTGGCGTCAGGGGTATCTTCCGGAACTGGAATATGAGAAACAGGTTTGGAAAATGAGGAAAACGTTGGAACAGGCAAAAGGTATGTATATCAACCGGATAAAAACTTACCGTGAAATTTCCCCAGCAGAAGAAAAAGAAATCGAAACCTATTTGGGCTCCTTGGCCAAGGATGGTTTTGTTCATGAAGAGGTTGATACAATCATCGCAACAATGGTTTGGCAGGTTTAA
- a CDS encoding FmdE family protein, which yields MCVKLTEWEKAVEFHGHQCPGLAIGYKAAVTAREKMGVRFSMDEEIVCVTENDACGVDAIQVMTGCSMGKGNLIYRGTGKIAFSFFNRKNGESLRLILKPFKGEMNREERQAYILNAPAEEIFQMMKPSYELPETARIFTSVVCESCGESAPEHKIRLQDGKKVCLDCFKDYGRGW from the coding sequence ATGTGTGTAAAACTTACCGAATGGGAAAAGGCGGTAGAATTCCATGGCCATCAATGTCCTGGACTGGCTATCGGTTATAAAGCGGCAGTCACGGCTCGGGAAAAAATGGGCGTGCGCTTTTCCATGGATGAAGAAATTGTCTGTGTTACCGAAAACGATGCCTGTGGTGTCGATGCGATCCAGGTCATGACCGGCTGCAGCATGGGAAAAGGGAATCTGATCTATAGAGGAACCGGTAAAATAGCGTTCAGTTTTTTTAACCGAAAAAACGGAGAAAGCCTGCGTTTAATTCTAAAGCCGTTTAAAGGGGAAATGAACAGGGAAGAGCGGCAGGCATATATCCTGAACGCCCCGGCAGAAGAGATTTTTCAGATGATGAAACCAAGTTATGAATTGCCTGAAACGGCAAGAATTTTTACCTCAGTGGTTTGTGAATCCTGCGGGGAAAGCGCGCCGGAACATAAAATCAGACTGCAGGACGGCAAAAAAGTTTGTCTGGACTGCTTTAAAGATTACGGCAGGGGCTGGTAG
- a CDS encoding FecCD family ABC transporter permease: MKHKQTDACNLQEMDIYRQYTYKKKIVILVLAFLIVLLAVAAVNAGSFNLNPIQVIQSLLGKGSDASSVVIWQIRMPRILAAITAGAGLAVAGCVMQNNLRNPLAAPDTLGISHAAAFGANIAIIVLGAGSISSTSTDAVTINNPYLVTLCAFACSMAATLVILLLARIRGFSPEAMILAGVALNSLFMAGTILIQYFASDVQVAAAVFWTFGDLGRVAWREVLILACLVIFAFIYFLFKRWDYNALDSGEETAKSLGVHVKRVRQGGMFVSALIASVAVSFLGIIGFVGLIAPQIMRRIIGGDHRYLIPASALMGSVLMLFSDTIARTMVAPVVLPVGAITSFFGAPLFLYLLIRGYQRR; the protein is encoded by the coding sequence ATGAAGCATAAACAAACTGACGCATGCAATTTACAAGAAATGGATATCTATCGCCAATATACATATAAGAAAAAAATAGTGATTTTGGTGCTGGCTTTTTTAATTGTCTTGTTAGCTGTAGCCGCTGTCAACGCCGGCTCATTTAATCTCAATCCGATTCAGGTAATTCAATCGCTCCTGGGAAAAGGGAGCGATGCTTCCAGTGTTGTCATCTGGCAAATACGGATGCCCAGGATTCTGGCGGCGATAACTGCCGGCGCTGGGTTGGCGGTGGCCGGATGTGTCATGCAAAATAATCTAAGGAACCCGCTGGCCGCGCCTGATACGCTGGGTATTTCCCATGCGGCGGCTTTCGGAGCGAATATTGCCATTATTGTTTTAGGAGCCGGCAGTATTTCCAGTACAAGTACGGATGCGGTGACCATCAATAATCCCTATCTGGTTACGCTTTGTGCTTTTGCCTGTTCTATGGCGGCAACGCTGGTGATTTTGCTGTTGGCAAGAATACGGGGCTTTTCGCCCGAAGCTATGATCCTGGCAGGGGTAGCGCTGAATTCCCTGTTTATGGCTGGAACCATTCTGATCCAATATTTTGCCAGTGATGTCCAGGTGGCTGCCGCCGTTTTTTGGACTTTCGGGGATCTGGGAAGGGTTGCCTGGAGGGAAGTATTGATTCTGGCCTGTCTTGTGATTTTCGCCTTTATTTATTTCCTGTTTAAAAGGTGGGACTATAACGCGCTGGACAGCGGAGAAGAAACCGCCAAAAGTCTGGGCGTTCACGTGAAAAGAGTCCGGCAGGGAGGCATGTTTGTTTCGGCGTTAATAGCCTCAGTAGCGGTATCTTTTCTCGGTATTATCGGTTTTGTCGGACTTATCGCGCCTCAGATCATGCGCAGGATTATCGGAGGTGATCACCGCTACTTGATACCGGCTTCCGCTCTGATGGGATCCGTGCTGATGCTTTTTTCCGATACAATTGCCAGGACCATGGTTGCCCCGGTAGTGCTTCCTGTTGGAGCCATCACTTCCTTCTTTGGGGCGCCGCTCTTTTTATACTTGCTGATAAGGGGGTATCAAAGACGATGA
- a CDS encoding ABC transporter ATP-binding protein, with product MILSVQGLAFKYPSRGVLQDINFSVAKGDFLAILGVNGAGKSTLLKCLNKVLSPHAGTVFIREEDTGKLSRRELAKRIGYVAQRQENAFATVFDAVLLGRKPYIQWEASQKDIEITRKALKSLDLEGYALRYLNELSGGEQQKVVIARALAQEPELLLLDEPTSSLDLKNQLEVVKIVRSVVQDKQMCAVVTMHDLNLAIRYANKFLLLKNGVIFAVGGLEVMTPENIESVYAVPVRIKEIEDIPVVVPV from the coding sequence ATGATTTTATCCGTCCAAGGATTGGCGTTTAAGTACCCGAGCCGGGGGGTATTGCAGGACATCAATTTTTCCGTGGCCAAAGGAGATTTTCTGGCTATTCTAGGAGTAAACGGCGCGGGGAAATCCACACTGCTCAAATGTCTGAATAAAGTGTTAAGCCCTCATGCCGGTACGGTGTTTATCCGGGAGGAAGATACCGGCAAACTTAGCCGGAGGGAACTGGCCAAAAGAATCGGTTATGTTGCCCAGCGTCAGGAAAATGCTTTCGCCACCGTATTTGATGCTGTTCTTTTAGGAAGAAAGCCGTATATTCAATGGGAAGCTTCCCAAAAAGATATAGAAATTACCCGCAAGGCTTTAAAATCTCTGGATCTGGAAGGATATGCCTTGCGTTACCTGAATGAACTCAGCGGGGGAGAACAGCAAAAAGTTGTCATAGCCAGGGCCTTGGCGCAAGAACCTGAACTGCTTTTGCTGGACGAACCGACCAGTAGCCTAGACTTGAAAAACCAGCTTGAGGTCGTCAAAATTGTCCGGAGTGTGGTCCAAGACAAGCAAATGTGCGCGGTGGTCACGATGCATGACTTGAATCTGGCGATCCGATATGCAAATAAGTTCCTCCTGCTGAAAAACGGCGTTATTTTTGCCGTCGGCGGTCTTGAAGTGATGACGCCCGAAAATATTGAAAGTGTTTATGCTGTACCGGTCAGAATCAAAGAAATAGAGGATATCCCGGTTGTGGTGCCGGTTTAA